The following proteins are encoded in a genomic region of Waddliaceae bacterium:
- a CDS encoding C40 family peptidase, with protein MRRIFFLLALVWCSVSYCGEYYYINESFATMNANQELDGEVISTPIYGTPVEIIDESPGYHNIWSYYYIKTPDGECGWTYNDGAIKTDKKYPSTPIVARVNTRWTFFYSEPNYKSSCDLFVFETALEVVSPEEDLKNQWIQIRDIEGDEYWVQSSDFVFNSEPLSLEEMLKKSMDFIGTPYMWGGTSSFGFDCSGFVQALFRLRGIDLPRFARQQAAMDEGIIVPFNDLAPGDLLFFGKEEIRHVGLYLGDDTFIHATIGEKSRPATIHLSSITDSAWMESFVLARRL; from the coding sequence ATGCGTCGAATATTTTTCTTGTTGGCCCTGGTATGGTGTAGTGTTTCTTATTGCGGTGAATATTATTATATTAACGAATCTTTTGCCACGATGAATGCCAACCAAGAACTCGACGGTGAAGTTATTTCTACGCCTATATACGGCACTCCTGTAGAAATTATTGACGAAAGCCCAGGATATCATAATATCTGGAGCTATTATTACATCAAAACCCCCGACGGAGAATGTGGCTGGACTTATAATGATGGTGCCATAAAAACAGACAAAAAATATCCTTCTACGCCTATCGTCGCCCGTGTAAACACTCGTTGGACATTTTTTTATTCAGAACCCAATTATAAATCTTCCTGTGATCTCTTTGTTTTCGAAACAGCCCTCGAGGTTGTCTCTCCTGAAGAAGACCTCAAAAATCAATGGATACAAATTCGTGACATCGAAGGCGACGAATACTGGGTGCAAAGCAGCGACTTCGTATTCAATTCTGAGCCACTATCCCTCGAAGAAATGCTCAAAAAGAGCATGGACTTTATTGGAACCCCCTACATGTGGGGAGGAACATCATCATTCGGCTTCGACTGCTCAGGTTTTGTACAGGCACTCTTCAGGCTTCGTGGTATAGACCTTCCACGCTTTGCTCGCCAGCAAGCTGCTATGGACGAAGGCATAATAGTCCCATTCAACGATCTAGCGCCCGGCGACCTGCTTTTCTTCGGAAAAGAAGAAATTCGCCACGTCGGCCTTTACCTCGGCGACGACACCTTCATCCACGCTACCATCGGTGAAAAATCACGTCCCGCTACTATACATCTATCATCCATCACCGACAGCGCATGGATGGAAAGCTTCGTCCTCGCGCGCCGCCTCTAA
- a CDS encoding biotin transporter BioY, producing MTTLVLTKEKGFSSVIVRDISLVLLGTFILALCARVAIFLPISPVPISLQNFGVILMGILLGSRRGACCIAAYLMEGAIGLPVFGGGQFSVAVLIGTRGGYLFSFVFAAYLAGRMFEKPSSYVMSILKLSSIFALILILGASWLSLYVGASNAIFMGVLPFIIGDFIKVLAITSALPALLRFSRKYLCL from the coding sequence ATGACAACATTAGTGTTGACCAAGGAAAAGGGTTTTTCTTCTGTAATAGTTCGGGATATATCACTGGTATTGCTTGGTACGTTTATTTTAGCATTATGTGCTAGGGTGGCGATATTTTTGCCGATATCTCCGGTGCCGATATCTCTACAGAATTTCGGGGTGATATTGATGGGAATATTGTTGGGGTCACGACGCGGAGCGTGTTGTATAGCGGCCTATCTTATGGAAGGAGCCATTGGTTTGCCTGTATTCGGTGGTGGACAGTTCAGCGTCGCGGTATTGATAGGGACAAGAGGCGGTTATTTGTTTAGTTTTGTTTTCGCAGCATACCTTGCTGGGAGGATGTTTGAGAAGCCCTCGTCATATGTCATGTCCATATTAAAGCTGTCTTCCATCTTCGCATTGATATTAATCCTGGGGGCATCTTGGCTGTCGTTATATGTCGGAGCTTCCAATGCCATTTTTATGGGGGTCTTACCTTTTATCATTGGAGATTTCATTAAAGTTCTTGCGATAACGTCGGCGTTGCCGGCATTACTAAGATTTTCTCGTAAGTATCTTTGTTTATGA
- a CDS encoding C40 family peptidase: MRRIFFLLAILWCGVSYCGEYHYINYSVADMYTDDEFEGKLFSQVIYGTPVEIIDDSCYGYYIKTPDGECGWTWWDIIETDKKYPSTPIVARINTPWTYLYSEPDFTSCSQEYSLPFEVTVEVVSPEEDLGNQWIQIRDIEGDLYWIRSSDVIFNPELLSLEEMLEKSTEFLNIPYLWGGASAFGFDCSSFMQMLFRLRGIALPRFAQKQADMEKGTIIPFGEFLPGDLLFFNQEEVCHVGLYLGDDTFIHDTIGDRTSSRPAMIQLSSITDDEWKDIFLFARRL, encoded by the coding sequence ATGCGTCGAATATTTTTTTTATTGGCAATTCTATGGTGTGGCGTCTCTTATTGTGGTGAATATCATTATATCAATTATAGCGTCGCTGATATGTACACCGACGACGAGTTTGAGGGCAAGCTTTTTTCACAAGTGATATACGGCACTCCTGTTGAAATCATTGATGACAGTTGCTATGGATATTACATCAAGACTCCCGACGGAGAATGTGGCTGGACATGGTGGGACATAATAGAAACCGACAAAAAATATCCTTCAACGCCTATCGTTGCTCGCATCAACACCCCTTGGACATACCTTTATTCCGAGCCAGACTTCACATCATGCTCCCAAGAATATTCTCTTCCTTTCGAAGTTACTGTCGAAGTAGTTTCTCCTGAAGAAGACCTCGGAAATCAATGGATACAGATCCGTGACATCGAAGGAGACCTATATTGGATACGCAGTAGCGACGTCATCTTTAACCCAGAACTTCTTTCTCTCGAAGAGATGCTCGAGAAAAGCACAGAGTTTCTCAATATCCCATACCTGTGGGGAGGTGCTTCAGCATTCGGTTTCGACTGCTCCAGCTTTATGCAGATGCTTTTCAGGCTTAGAGGTATAGCACTGCCGAGGTTTGCACAAAAACAGGCTGATATGGAAAAAGGTACTATAATCCCCTTCGGAGAGTTCCTCCCTGGCGACCTTCTTTTCTTCAACCAAGAAGAAGTATGCCATGTAGGCCTATATCTCGGTGATGACACCTTCATCCATGACACCATTGGCGATAGAACTAGCTCCCGACCAGCTATGATACAGCTATCCTCCATCACCGATGACGAATGGAAAGATATATTCCTCTTCGCACGCCGCCTCTAA
- a CDS encoding XRE family transcriptional regulator, producing MNKKSKDYEVGTDNIFADLELPNADELMARAKLLHDVSSLIKTSGLTQQEVAEKLNIRQPKVSMLVSGKLSAFSTETLFHYLSILGCDVQIRVKKPRSRVGIFRRPGHIAVHSNA from the coding sequence ATGAATAAGAAAAGTAAAGATTATGAAGTTGGTACAGACAACATTTTTGCAGATCTTGAGCTTCCCAATGCTGATGAACTCATGGCTAGAGCGAAATTATTACATGATGTTAGCTCTTTAATCAAAACAAGTGGATTGACTCAACAGGAAGTTGCTGAAAAACTTAATATTAGGCAGCCTAAGGTGTCAATGCTAGTTTCTGGCAAGCTTTCAGCCTTTAGTACAGAAACGCTATTCCATTATCTCTCTATCCTTGGATGTGATGTGCAAATCCGAGTTAAAAAACCCCGCTCGCGTGTTGGTATCTTTCGCCGCCCTGGACACATTGCTGTACATTCTAATGCTTGA
- a CDS encoding N-acetylmuramoyl-L-alanine amidase — protein sequence MITKNGFFFLLTLLCACSSGYDDKSLVTVEKPIIFTALRQELSKKYIQEHYGYHTSSIIIQPKMIVVHWTAMDAFQSSFNAFYKETLGDGRKDIASASALNVSVHYLVDRDGTIYSLMPDNWMARHVIGLNNIAIGIENVGGKDHNENLTIAQVDANVRLIRYLSRKYPKIRYLIGHYEYLNFKDTPLWEEKDPSYSTIKSDPGKKFMGQLRENIKDLRNTP from the coding sequence ATGATAACAAAGAACGGATTTTTTTTTCTACTAACTTTGCTTTGTGCATGTTCTAGTGGATACGATGATAAATCATTAGTCACTGTAGAAAAGCCCATAATCTTCACAGCATTACGTCAGGAACTCTCGAAGAAATATATACAAGAGCATTACGGGTATCATACATCGTCGATAATAATACAGCCTAAGATGATCGTAGTACATTGGACGGCAATGGATGCTTTTCAGTCGAGCTTCAACGCCTTCTATAAAGAAACCCTCGGCGACGGACGCAAAGATATCGCTAGTGCTTCAGCGTTAAACGTTTCTGTGCACTATCTCGTCGACCGTGACGGCACGATATATTCTCTTATGCCAGACAACTGGATGGCTCGGCATGTCATAGGACTCAATAATATCGCTATAGGCATTGAAAATGTCGGTGGGAAGGACCACAATGAGAACCTTACTATTGCGCAGGTCGACGCCAATGTTCGCCTTATAAGATACCTCTCCAGAAAATATCCCAAGATAAGATATCTTATCGGACACTACGAATATCTTAATTTCAAAGATACACCACTGTGGGAAGAAAAAGATCCATCATACAGCACGATAAAATCTGACCCCGGCAAGAAATTTATGGGACAACTCCGCGAAAACATCAAAGATCTTCGCAACACTCCGTAA
- a CDS encoding ABC transporter permease, with protein sequence MINFLSKTFGALGEYITLIVRTIVVTIRRPPQWHLISHHLYNIGVLSLPVVAITGFSTGSVLAVQSFFQLADKGLSGATGLMVTKAMMVELGPILTAFMVTGRVGSAMCAEIGSMKVTEQIDAMRSMAVNPLRHLISPRFIAGMVMMPLLSVFSCIMGVLGGFVISVYHFGMSPENFMDPLPIHIIPFDFISGLIKAFIFGVFIVTISCYKGFTTSGGAAGVGKSTTNSVVICYTVILISNFVMTLALNMFYDAVLRV encoded by the coding sequence ATGATAAATTTCTTATCTAAGACGTTTGGCGCTCTGGGCGAATATATAACGTTGATTGTCAGGACGATAGTCGTCACCATACGCCGTCCTCCGCAGTGGCATCTTATCAGCCACCATCTTTATAATATCGGTGTTTTGTCGTTACCTGTCGTCGCGATAACGGGTTTTTCTACGGGATCGGTTCTTGCTGTGCAGTCATTTTTCCAGCTTGCCGACAAGGGTTTATCTGGTGCTACTGGTCTTATGGTAACGAAGGCTATGATGGTAGAGCTGGGTCCTATCCTTACGGCTTTCATGGTAACGGGCCGTGTTGGTTCTGCTATGTGTGCTGAGATTGGCAGTATGAAGGTCACCGAGCAGATCGACGCTATGCGTTCTATGGCGGTGAACCCGTTACGCCATCTTATTTCTCCACGTTTCATCGCTGGGATGGTGATGATGCCTCTACTTTCTGTTTTCAGCTGTATAATGGGTGTCCTTGGTGGTTTCGTCATTTCGGTATATCATTTTGGCATGTCGCCGGAGAATTTCATGGACCCCCTCCCCATCCATATTATTCCCTTCGATTTTATCAGCGGACTTATCAAAGCTTTCATTTTCGGTGTTTTCATAGTAACGATATCGTGTTATAAAGGTTTCACGACTTCTGGCGGCGCTGCTGGCGTTGGGAAGTCTACGACAAACAGTGTAGTGATATGCTATACTGTTATCCTTATCTCGAATTTCGTGATGACTTTGGCGCTTAACATGTTTTACGATGCGGTGTTGCGGGTATGA
- a CDS encoding ATP-binding cassette domain-containing protein produces MIEIKDVHKSFSKLKVLQGLNLVIVDGETIVILGRSGEGKSVLLKHILGLLKPDSGEVLVDGVNIPALRGRSRYHATKNMGMLFQNAALFDSMNVADNTAFYMHHHPDLETGVMLTKGEINDRVDEALAMVNLKGTQKKMPSDLSGGMKKRAALARLIVYRPKILLYDEPTTGLDPITAMHINELIIKIQHELEATSIVVTHDIISALKVGDRLALQDGGVITHLADKESFVAIDDPVIQEFLHNAQVSEGASL; encoded by the coding sequence ATGATAGAAATTAAAGACGTACATAAAAGCTTCTCCAAGCTCAAGGTCCTTCAGGGGCTGAACCTTGTCATCGTCGATGGCGAGACTATCGTCATCTTGGGGCGTTCTGGCGAAGGCAAAAGCGTTCTATTGAAACATATTTTGGGTCTTCTCAAGCCCGACAGCGGTGAAGTCCTTGTCGATGGCGTAAACATCCCTGCGTTACGTGGAAGGTCGAGATACCATGCGACGAAGAACATGGGCATGCTTTTCCAGAATGCTGCTCTTTTCGACTCTATGAATGTCGCCGACAACACGGCTTTTTATATGCACCATCATCCCGACCTTGAGACTGGTGTTATGCTTACTAAGGGAGAGATTAACGATCGTGTCGACGAAGCTCTTGCTATGGTAAACCTTAAAGGCACACAGAAGAAGATGCCTTCGGACCTTTCTGGTGGCATGAAAAAGCGTGCTGCTTTGGCGCGTTTAATAGTCTACCGTCCTAAGATTTTGTTGTACGACGAGCCAACGACGGGTCTCGACCCTATTACTGCGATGCATATCAACGAACTCATAATAAAGATACAACACGAGCTAGAAGCCACGAGTATCGTCGTCACCCATGACATCATCTCTGCGCTGAAGGTCGGCGACAGGCTTGCTCTTCAAGATGGTGGCGTCATCACCCACCTTGCCGACAAAGAGTCGTTTGTCGCCATCGACGACCCAGTGATACAAGAATTTTTACATAACGCTCAAGTTTCGGAAGGAGCATCATTATGA
- a CDS encoding UPF0158 family protein, which translates to MEKKETKKKATTSKQKAKQPLILRYHRLMDAFSKSDDERLFLLDNVEGFIVFVDLDKNTVDIKALDKEISANHDRYYSIPKLTFYETKKIMEEFVNDKVYDIDTKEKLLEIIHSKDARENFLEFIYDHHTEVEKWHQYYQERSRVRIIEWLRNNSFHFVFEEDLDIEQSTIDRLKRSLFLRSSAKEIVTSRKILEAKSKTYYSSEALNPRPKRGRPPKQAMKNDLELQKTTDIYLTVPDPVKPFLYTPDISAASEVTFSAKFNNESALIASLRNHEHNAKESKIDVIFNKLASLCGTVGSDILIPDIASEAPDEAPSTPSSKEVAKTSSKHIEKAGTSAKKKAVVKKKAKSPEKHAAKKKKPATIIKPKKALVKKKTSPKKKPIVAKRSPAKKKK; encoded by the coding sequence ATGGAAAAAAAAGAAACGAAGAAAAAGGCTACTACCTCCAAGCAGAAGGCCAAGCAGCCGCTGATATTGCGATATCATCGCCTTATGGATGCTTTCTCGAAGTCCGACGACGAGCGTCTCTTCCTTCTCGACAACGTCGAGGGTTTCATTGTTTTCGTCGACCTCGACAAGAACACCGTCGACATCAAGGCTCTTGACAAAGAGATTTCCGCCAACCACGACCGTTATTATTCTATCCCCAAGCTAACTTTCTATGAGACGAAGAAGATCATGGAAGAGTTTGTCAACGACAAAGTCTATGACATCGACACTAAGGAGAAGCTCCTTGAGATCATCCACTCTAAAGACGCTCGCGAGAATTTCCTTGAGTTCATCTACGACCATCACACTGAAGTTGAGAAGTGGCATCAATATTACCAAGAGCGTTCTCGCGTACGTATCATCGAATGGTTACGTAATAATTCCTTCCATTTCGTCTTCGAAGAAGACCTCGACATCGAACAAAGCACCATCGACAGGCTTAAAAGGAGCCTGTTCTTACGTTCTTCTGCTAAGGAGATCGTCACGTCGCGTAAGATCCTTGAGGCCAAATCCAAGACATACTATTCTAGTGAAGCCTTAAACCCGCGTCCAAAGCGTGGAAGACCGCCGAAGCAGGCAATGAAAAATGATCTAGAGCTTCAGAAGACTACAGACATATACCTTACCGTCCCTGATCCCGTGAAACCTTTCCTATACACCCCAGACATCTCCGCCGCCTCGGAAGTTACATTCTCAGCAAAATTCAACAACGAAAGTGCTCTAATTGCTAGCCTACGAAACCATGAACACAACGCCAAAGAGTCTAAAATCGACGTTATCTTCAACAAGTTGGCGTCATTGTGTGGAACGGTAGGAAGCGACATCCTCATCCCTGATATCGCCAGCGAAGCGCCTGACGAAGCACCATCTACGCCATCATCAAAAGAAGTTGCGAAGACCTCTTCTAAGCATATCGAAAAAGCCGGGACCTCTGCCAAGAAAAAAGCTGTAGTAAAAAAGAAGGCAAAGTCTCCAGAAAAACATGCTGCCAAGAAGAAAAAGCCTGCCACCATCATAAAGCCCAAAAAAGCCCTTGTGAAAAAAAAGACGTCCCCTAAGAAAAAGCCCATCGTCGCCAAGAGGTCTCCTGCAAAGAAGAAAAAGTGA
- a CDS encoding MCE family protein — protein MNEKGKNIIIGLFVIMSCVAIVWSLMYLHPTVGDGGNTLYVRFADIDNISVGTRVHYAGKAVGEVIDISYAKNFRDNEKQRLDVIYPYELTLSIDSSVNVYDSDEIAVHTSGLLGEKSIMIIPRSPREGKDAVLINGGKAYAQISGSIEKSVDELAVLSMSARVAVDNIVDIISENSSKVSTIFSEMEASSENLKEILERVNNADLIDTIQYAASNMGTTMSEATHLLKELRENDFSTKFSSVTNNLADITEAINKPEEIHDIITNVKTLTADLNGLQDRISESWQNIDSSLSNIAGAAENVNVLVEKVSEGKGSIGHFINDEDLYLHGISLMNKFETMMNDVNHYGLLFHLDKGWQRQRSKRINLLHDLSTPQQFKNYFEQEVDQVATSLSRVSLALERIDDDGSADKAQDFSEVFGDLLNQVEGLRDMLRLYNQQYKTEQELTP, from the coding sequence ATGAACGAAAAAGGAAAGAACATCATCATAGGACTTTTTGTCATCATGTCATGTGTTGCAATAGTATGGTCTCTGATGTACCTGCACCCTACCGTCGGCGATGGCGGCAACACGTTATACGTACGTTTTGCCGATATCGACAATATCTCTGTAGGAACCCGCGTTCATTATGCCGGCAAGGCCGTCGGTGAAGTCATTGACATCAGCTATGCCAAAAACTTCCGCGACAACGAAAAGCAGCGTCTCGACGTAATATATCCTTACGAGCTTACTCTAAGCATAGACTCTAGCGTTAATGTCTATGACAGCGACGAGATCGCCGTCCATACGTCTGGTCTTCTTGGTGAGAAGTCCATCATGATAATCCCTCGTTCTCCTCGTGAAGGCAAAGACGCCGTCCTCATCAATGGAGGCAAGGCATATGCCCAGATTTCTGGGTCTATAGAGAAAAGCGTCGACGAGCTTGCTGTTTTGTCGATGAGCGCTCGTGTTGCCGTCGACAATATCGTCGATATTATCAGTGAAAACAGCAGCAAGGTCAGCACTATTTTTTCTGAGATGGAGGCTTCTTCGGAGAACCTCAAGGAGATCCTCGAGCGCGTCAACAATGCCGATCTTATCGATACGATACAATATGCTGCTAGCAACATGGGAACGACTATGAGTGAGGCGACGCACCTTCTCAAAGAGCTACGTGAAAATGATTTCTCTACGAAGTTCTCTTCCGTCACCAACAACCTCGCTGACATCACCGAAGCGATAAACAAGCCTGAAGAGATCCACGACATCATCACAAACGTCAAGACTCTTACTGCCGACCTCAATGGCCTACAAGACCGTATAAGCGAGTCGTGGCAAAACATCGACAGCTCCTTGTCGAACATCGCCGGTGCTGCCGAGAATGTCAACGTCCTCGTCGAAAAAGTCTCCGAAGGCAAGGGCAGTATTGGACATTTCATCAACGACGAAGACTTATACCTCCATGGTATTTCTTTGATGAACAAGTTCGAGACGATGATGAACGACGTCAACCACTATGGCCTTCTTTTTCACCTCGACAAGGGTTGGCAGCGTCAGCGTTCTAAGCGTATAAACCTTCTCCACGACCTCAGTACACCGCAACAGTTTAAGAATTACTTCGAGCAAGAGGTCGACCAAGTTGCGACGTCGCTATCGCGGGTGTCGCTGGCATTAGAGCGTATCGACGATGATGGCAGCGCCGACAAGGCTCAAGACTTCTCGGAGGTCTTTGGTGACCTTCTAAACCAGGTCGAAGGCCTTCGCGATATGTTACGTCTATATAATCAACAATACAAAACGGAACAGGAGCTAACGCCTTGA
- a CDS encoding YqgE/AlgH family protein, translating to MNKIPYSQMKKGTLLVATPNIDSGLFCHGVIILCEHGPSGSFGLVINKPLDIEIPNDIINVQGITNPNIGIRAGGPVQTNQMMLLHNSISIPGQTFEVSEGVYIGGDLSFLQNSIVDNGGPTINICFGYVGWAHGQLEREFLDGKWFLHPSSPHHIFSTPVDRMWQSILLEMGGRYATLSMIPEDLSLN from the coding sequence TTGAACAAGATACCGTATTCACAGATGAAAAAAGGTACGCTCCTCGTCGCTACGCCTAACATTGACTCGGGGCTTTTCTGCCATGGCGTCATCATCCTCTGCGAGCATGGCCCTAGCGGATCTTTTGGTCTCGTAATCAACAAGCCTCTCGACATCGAGATCCCCAACGATATCATCAATGTTCAGGGAATAACAAACCCAAACATCGGCATCCGCGCCGGCGGTCCTGTACAGACGAATCAGATGATGCTCCTCCACAACAGTATATCTATTCCTGGGCAGACGTTCGAGGTCTCCGAAGGGGTATATATTGGTGGCGACCTATCTTTTTTACAGAACAGCATCGTCGACAACGGCGGCCCTACGATAAACATATGCTTCGGCTATGTCGGCTGGGCTCATGGGCAGCTAGAGCGCGAGTTCCTCGACGGCAAATGGTTCCTTCATCCATCATCGCCACACCATATCTTCTCTACGCCTGTCGATAGGATGTGGCAGTCGATACTCCTAGAGATGGGAGGACGCTATGCCACGCTTTCGATGATCCCCGAAGATCTCTCTCTTAATTGA
- the ispG gene encoding (E)-4-hydroxy-3-methylbut-2-enyl-diphosphate synthase, which produces MKYCEAINTTKRRTTREVMVGDIGIGGNNPIRIQSMTNTKTSDVDATVAQIIALADAGCEIARVTVQGMREASACSTIKSKLRDAGYTIPIVADIHFMPRAALEVIEHVDKVRINPGNYADKRATFDVIEYDDDSYRQELESIEEKFSPLVKKCKKLKKAMRIGVNHGSLSDRIMSRYGDTAKGMVESAMEFATICRKDDFHDIIFSMKASNPIVMIQAYRLLAAEMYKKSWDYPLHLGVTEAGEGEDGRVRSAMGIGALLLDGLGDTIRVSLTEDPTKEIAPCKTLAAFAENYIGKGTTPFEEKERIRRKVIVNAPLHSDGSALTNSSAAGFDANINDIDDTLIIDEDTPWDDAIAKAKIIILRPKNNRLHYARAFHQHLCNNNITTPLILDFSYTCPQEDLVIEASAEFGALLTDGIGDGILIDGDYDTNFLRTLSFSILQAARMRTTKTEFISCPGCGRTLFDIQSVVKKVQKKLGNLPGVKIAIMGCIVNGPGEMADADYGYVGSAPHKVDLYVGKKCVEKNIDESHALERLSQLCEGE; this is translated from the coding sequence ATGAAATATTGCGAAGCCATAAACACCACAAAGCGACGAACGACCCGCGAAGTCATGGTCGGCGATATAGGCATCGGCGGAAATAACCCCATACGTATACAGTCGATGACAAACACCAAGACCTCCGACGTCGATGCCACAGTAGCACAGATCATCGCCCTCGCCGATGCCGGATGTGAGATAGCACGCGTCACCGTCCAAGGAATGCGTGAAGCCTCGGCATGCTCCACAATAAAATCCAAACTCCGCGACGCAGGATATACCATCCCCATCGTCGCAGACATACACTTCATGCCAAGAGCAGCGCTAGAAGTCATAGAACATGTCGATAAGGTACGTATTAACCCCGGTAACTATGCCGACAAACGTGCAACGTTCGACGTCATAGAATACGACGACGACTCATACCGTCAAGAGCTCGAAAGTATAGAAGAAAAATTCTCGCCACTAGTAAAGAAGTGCAAAAAGCTCAAAAAAGCTATGCGTATCGGCGTCAACCACGGATCGCTATCAGACCGTATCATGAGCAGATATGGCGATACCGCCAAAGGTATGGTAGAATCAGCGATGGAGTTCGCGACAATATGCAGGAAAGATGACTTCCACGATATCATCTTCTCAATGAAAGCAAGCAACCCAATCGTCATGATACAAGCATACCGACTCCTCGCCGCAGAGATGTACAAAAAATCCTGGGACTACCCACTACACCTCGGCGTGACAGAAGCAGGAGAAGGCGAAGACGGTAGAGTGCGCTCGGCAATGGGGATCGGAGCCCTGCTCCTCGATGGTCTAGGCGATACCATCCGCGTCTCACTAACAGAAGATCCCACAAAAGAAATCGCACCATGTAAAACCCTCGCCGCCTTCGCAGAAAACTATATAGGGAAAGGCACCACGCCTTTTGAAGAAAAAGAACGCATACGACGCAAAGTCATCGTCAATGCACCCCTACACAGCGATGGGTCGGCACTAACAAACTCGTCGGCGGCCGGCTTCGACGCCAATATCAACGACATCGATGACACACTCATCATCGACGAAGATACCCCATGGGACGACGCCATAGCAAAAGCAAAAATCATCATCCTGCGTCCAAAAAACAACCGCCTGCACTACGCTAGAGCCTTCCACCAGCACCTCTGCAATAACAATATAACAACACCGCTAATACTCGACTTCTCATACACCTGCCCACAAGAAGACCTCGTCATCGAAGCCTCAGCAGAATTCGGCGCCCTACTAACCGACGGCATCGGAGACGGAATACTCATCGACGGCGATTACGACACAAATTTCCTTCGCACCCTCTCGTTCTCCATCCTCCAAGCAGCACGGATGCGTACAACGAAAACAGAGTTCATATCGTGTCCAGGATGCGGACGCACACTCTTCGATATCCAAAGCGTCGTAAAGAAAGTGCAGAAAAAACTCGGAAACCTCCCCGGCGTAAAGATCGCAATAATGGGATGTATAGTAAATGGCCCAGGAGAGATGGCCGACGCCGACTACGGATACGTCGGCTCCGCACCACATAAAGTCGACCTGTACGTCGGAAAAAAATGCGTAGAAAAAAATATCGACGAATCCCACGCACTAGAACGTCTCTCACAGTTGTGTGAGGGTGAGTGA